A single window of Aspergillus flavus chromosome 4, complete sequence DNA harbors:
- a CDS encoding monocarboxylate permease, with amino-acid sequence MNGARTGGGNEKAVVADEASEPQGKASLNDTSSIPDGGIKAWMQVGGTFFVFFNTWGGLNTFGAYQTYYETQQLFSSSSSSISWIGSAQSSLLLVLGLITGPLYDAGYFYHVLFSGSFMILFGQIMLSLSKEWYQVLLSQGFCIGIGTGLVLIPGVAVLSTYFSTKLALANGVAAAGSGLGGILYPIIFHRLFDQIGFAWTCRAIGLVILVTIAIPITVFQLRVKPSCKRKLLDLMAFREPAYTFFVLGGTLEFISLNIPFYYIQYFAISEGITTNGLGFYLLSILTTGSVLGRILPNIFANLIGPFNIMFTCTVISGAMMFALVNLSSLAGVVIVAFLYGFFTGAFVSLPPTCFVKLSPDRALIGTRIGMGYAVMAIGNLI; translated from the exons ATGAACGGAGCACGTACTGGTGGAGGAAATGAGAAGGCCGTTGTAGCTGATGAGGCATCTGAACCACAAGGCAAAGCTTCTCTTAATGATACATCATCTATCCCAGATGGCGGGATTAAGGCTTGGATGCAAGTTGGGGGAACATTTTTCGTTTTTTTCAACACATG GGGTGGACTGAACACGTTTGGTGCTTATCAGACCTATTACGAGACCCAGCAACTattttcctcatcctcatccagtATTTCCTGGATAGGCTCTGCGCAGTCATCTTTGCTCTTAGTCTTAGGTCTGATAACCGGTCCGCTGTATGATGCGGGCTACTTTTATCACGTTCTTTTTAGTGGCTCTTTTATGATCCTGTTCGGACAGATAATGCTGAGCCTCTCGAAGGAGTGGTACCAAGTGCTGCTATCACAAGGGTTTTGCATTGGTATTGGAACAGGCTTGGTCCTTATTCCTGGTGTGGCTGTTCTCTCCACCTATTTCAGCACGAAGTTGGCCCTGGCGAATGGCGTTGCAGCTGCTGGTAGTGGATTGG GGGGCATTCTATATCCGATTATATTCCACCGACTTTTCGATCAAATTGGCTTTGCTTGGACCTGTCGAGCGATTGGCCTCGTCATATTAGTGACGATAGCCATTCCTATCACAGTATTCCAATTGCGAGTGAAACCATCTTGCAAACGGAAACTTCTGGACCTCATGGCATTCCGCGAGCCCGCTTATACGTTCTTTGTATTGGGAGGAACTCTCGAGTTCATCTCGCTCAACATCCCGTTTTACTATATTCAATATTTTGCTATCAGTGAGGGGATCACCACCAATGGTCTTGGGTTTTATCTGCTGTCAATTTTGACCACTGGATCTGTTCTGGGGAGAATATTACCAAATATATTTGCCAATCTTATTGGCCCATTCAACATCATGTTTACATGCACGGTTATTTCTGGGGCCATGATGTTCGCTTTGGTTAATTTATCCAGCCTGGCGGGAGTGGTCATCGTTGCTTTCCTCTATGGTTTCTTTACGGGAGCATTTGTATCGCTGCCGCCCACTTGCTTTGTCAAGCTTTCCCCGGATCGAGCTCTTATTGGCACCCGAATAGGGATGGGATATGCAGTAATGGCCATCGGAAATTTAATCTGA
- a CDS encoding MFS myo-inositol transporter: MDKKINDPEAPALTSQHLESSISIEKQDAAETARDWSRDVIKKDTNSKLKNPLAGLTREELYRDAEEFAREKDLEHIVEQLKRGALVAQDPKIFEELDELSEGEKELLRREKTHRWNQPFMMYFMTILCAGSAIVQGMDQTAVNGAQEYYFEEFNLTNPWMQGLVNGAPYLCSAVIGCWTTAPLNRWFGRRGCIFISCFISFASSFWMAAAHTWWNLLLGRFLLGFAVGAKSTTTPVYGAECAPANIRGALVMMWQMWTAFGIMLGYIASVAFMKVTHPTIPGFNWRLMLGSTAIPPFFVCIQVYMCPESPRWYMIRDRYQDAYNALCKLRPSEFQAARDLYYIHSALKVEEKLRQGKHLWREMFTVPRNRRAAQSSFFVMFMQQFCGVNAIMYYSSSMFRDAGFDLQTALVVSLGCGITNWIFALPAVYTIDTFGRRNLLLTTFPLMCLFLLFTGFSFYIPDQAPRTACVATGIYLYMIVYSPGEGPVPFTYSAEAFPLYIRDIGMSFATATTWGFNFIVSLTWLPLRDAFSVQGAFGWYAAWNFFGWVFCYFCLPETKALSLEELDQVFSVPTRKHINHYRGMMPWYVKKYILRRDVPPQKQLYDYE; the protein is encoded by the exons ATGGATAAGAAAATCAATGACCCCGAAGCGCCTGCCTTGACGTCGCAGCATCTTGAATCCTCCATTTCAATCGAGAAGCAAGATGCAGCAGAGACAGCCCGGGATTGGTCTCGGGATGTCATTAAAAAGGATACTAACTCCAAGCTGAAGAACCCCCTCGCAGGATTGACTCGGGAGGAGCTTTACCGCGATGCCGAAGAGTTTGCTCGGGAAAAAGATCTCGAGCACATCGTGGAGCAGCTCAAACGAGGCGCGCTAGTGGCTCAGGACCCCAAGATCTTCGAGGAATTGGATGAATTGTCTGAAGGGGAGAAGGAACTCCTCCGGCGCGAGAAGACGCACAGATGGAACCAGCCTTTTATGATGTACTTTATGACCA TTCTCTGTGCTGGTTCCGCAATTGTGCAGGGAATGGATCAGACCGCAGTGAACGGAGCACAAGA GTACTACTTTGAGGAGTTCAACCTCACCAATCCCTGGATGCAAGGCCTGGTAAATGGCGCTCCATATCTTTGTTCGGCTGTTATCGGTTGTTGGACTACCGCTCCGCTCAATCGCTGGTTTGGACGACGCGGTTGTATCTTTATCTCTTGCTTCATCTCGtttgcttcctctttctGGATGGCAGCCGCACACACCTGGTGGAACCTCCTGCTGGGTCGCTTCTTGCTAGGCTTTGCGGTGGGTGCGAAGTCAACGACTACCCCAGTCTACGGCGCTGAATGTGCGCCCGCTAATATACGTGGGGCCCTGGTGATGATGTGGCAGATGTGGACGGCATTTGGCATCATGCTGGGCTATATCGCTTCTGTCGCGTTCATGAAAGTGACGCATCCAACCATCCCGGGTTTCAACTGGAGGCTTATGCTGGGGTCGACCGCCATTCC CCCGTTCTTTGTTTGTATCCAGGTTTATATGTGCCCCGAGTCACCCCGATGGTACATGATCCGGGACCGCTACCAGGACGCGTACAACGCACTTTGCAAGCTGCGCCCATCGGAATTTCAGGCTGCGAGGGACCTTTACTACATTCACTCTGCCTTGAAAGTGGAAGAAAAGCTCCGGCAAGGCAAACACCTCTGGCGCGAGATGTTCACCGTCCCCCGTAACCGGCGCGCCGCGCAATCATCTTTCTTCGTCATGTTCATGCAACAG TTCTGCGGTGTGAACGCTATAATGTactattcttcttcaatgttTCGGGATGCCGGGTTTGATCTCCAAACGGCACTCGTTGTGTCCCTCGGATGCGGCATCACGAACTGGATTTTTGCTCTTCCGGCGGTGTATACAATCGATACCTTCGGTCGGCGCAACCTTCTCCTGACCACGTTCCCTCTGATGTGCCTGTTCCTGCTCTTTACCGGTTTTTCGTTCTACATTCCGGATCAGGCTCCCCGAACGGCCTGCGTCGCAACCGGGATCTACCTGTACATGATTGTTTACTCGCCGGGCGAGGGACCTGTGCCTTTCACATACTCGGCCGAAGCATTT CCATTGTACATCCGTGACATCGGCATGTCATTTGCGACCGCCACGACTTGGGGCTTCAATTTTATCGTGTCGCTCACGTGGCTCCCGCTGCGGGATGCATTCAGCGTCCAAGGAGCGTTCGGGTGGTATGCCGCATGGAATTTCTTCGGTTGGGTTTTCTGCTATTTTTGCCTGCCGGAAACCAAGGCGCTCTCTCTGGAAGAATTGGATCAGGTCTTTTCCGTGCCCACTCGCAAGCATATCAATCACTATCGTGGCATGATGCCATGGTATGTCAAGAAGTACATCCTTCGCCGGGATGTGCCGCCGCAGAAACAGCTGTATGATTACGAGTGA
- a CDS encoding transmembrane amino acid transporter protein-domain-containing protein — protein sequence MAPSPDHHGSAVLSDMNRDAEYDLSDKDTEKQQEEKARPEYQDTFGDEEYAEVKYKVLSWWYVVALPQLSKDDNLLTSIIQAMWFSDGRGNGLTGNSLVTRRGCCLRPCPFRWRYPHIQSMADAGEVLLGKFGREFLGTGQLLLVIFIMASHILTFTVAMNSITDHGTCSIVFGVVGLVISYVLCLPRTSAKVSYLSIASFISVFSAVMIVMIALGIQRPWHGGVQATVDTSLYKAFLAVCNIVFSFSGHVAFFGFMSELKDPKDYPKSLFLLQGIDVILYIVTAVVIYYYAGQDVTSPALGSASPVVRKVAYGIALPTIIIGGVVNGHVACKYVYVRLFRGSDRMHKKDLVATGSWVLLMLGLWIVAWVIAEAIPVFNNLLSLVVRDLDFSALPPNIQLTYILGLSLRELVHLYAIPTPHPDPPFPEHQILTKVIDGLSATFWLYLNKDRLFATPMKIFLTILNVLIFAIAGCIVRSSPDILTTLFIPH from the exons ATGGCTCCCTCACCGGATCATCATGGGAGTGCAGTATTGAGTGATATGAACCGGGACGCAGAATATGATCTCAGCGACAAGGACACGGAAAAGCAGCAAGAGGAAAAAGCTCGTCCGGAATATCAGGACACCTTTGGCGATGAAGAATACGCCGAGGTGAAGTACAAGGTGTTGAGCTGGTGGTATGTTGTGGCGCTACCTCAGTTGTCAAAAGATGACAATTTACTGACCAGCATCATACAGGCAATGTGGTTTTC TGATGGTCGCGGAAACGGTCTCACTGGGAATTCTCTCGTTACCCGCCGTGGTTGCTGCCTTAGGCCTTGCCCC TTCAGATGGCGCTACCCTCACATTCAAAGCATGGCCGATGCCGGCGAGGTCCTTCTCGGCAAGTTCGGCCGCGAGTTCTTGGGAACCGGTCAGCTTCTGCTAGTCATTTTCATTATGGCTAGTCACATCCTGACCTTTACGGTGGCTATGAATTCCATCACCGACCACGGAACCTGCTCCATTGTCTTTGGTGTTGTGGGACTAGTCATCTCATATGTTTTATGTTTACCGCGTACATCCGCCAAGGTGTCGTATTTGTCTATTGCTT CTTTCATCAGTGTCTTTAGCGCCGTAATGATTGTCATGATTGCCCTCGGCATCCAACGCCCGTGGCACGGTGGTGTCCAGGCAACCGTCGATACTAGCCTGTACAAGGCGTTCCTTGCTGTGTGCAACattgtattttctttct CGGGCCATGTTGCCTTTTTTGGATTCATGTCAGAACTCAAAGATCCGAAAGATTACCCCAaatctctctttcttcttcaaggcattGATGTCATCCTATACATCGTCACGGCTGTCGTTATTTACTACTACGCTGGCCAGGATGTGACTTCCCCTGCTTTAGGATCTGCTAGTCCCGTGGTGCGCAAGGTCGCCTACGGCATTGCGCTTCCTACT ATTATCATCGGTGGAGTAGTCAACGGCCACGTCGCGTGCAAGTACGTCTACGTCCGTCTGTTCCGTGGCAGCGACCGCATGCACAAGAAGGATCTAGTGGCCACCGGCTCTTGGGTACTTCTGATGCTGGGCCTGTGGATCGTGGCCTGGGTCATCGCGGAGGCGATTCCGGTCTTCAATAATCTTCTGAGCTTAGTTGTACGTGACCTCGATTTCTCTGCACTTCCGCCAAATATCCAACTGACATATATACTAGGCCTCTCTCTTCGCGAGCTGGTTCACCTGTACGCTATACCAACACCCCACCCTGACCCTCCATTCCCTGAACATCAAATACTAACAAAAGTAATAGACGGCCTCAGCGCCACATTCTGGCTCTACCTCAACAAGGACCGCCTCTTCGCAACGCCGATGAAAATCTTCCTCACCATTCTCAATGTCCTTATATTCGCCATCGCAGGATGCATCGTACGTTCTTCCCCTGATATATTGACTACATTGTTCATTCCTCACTAA
- a CDS encoding chitin synthase-domain-containing protein gives MPFIGAGVVMNIAMIIALLVNLLYRWCYPEKPLIPETPESLVHLIPCYNETKDEMERSLNSLIMQKGISDHRRCIMIICDGKARGYGMEKTTGEYLLEDILIQKDYRVRITKAYLAWDQQFMDVEVQRGTYNDVPYFCIIKQHNQGKRDSLIAVRSFLYNYNIRHTHPETIFTSTFFVHMASFIKESGIDYIDNLIGMDADTVFDDHCISELLRCSRYEDTVGVCGYVAVDWKDNFWHPWKLYQSAEYTIAQCLRRLHQSVITHKVSCLPGCCQLLKICEETCGREVLFKRFGYCPVPTDGVLRHVRATASEDRNHVCHMLSARPRAQTRQALHAVAYTDVPQSWPVFLSQRRRWTLGATSNDLFLSSAPGVHWFERILACTNVMTWFLNVFIFASMARFIMAMFYVEAWIIFCFIAIALIPIVYYLIIPFWHIKPWRDASRFWIGCLIYIICGPFVNIAILLYSCHYLDSFGWGKTRQVVAEDNRDENGQATERTSLLPRT, from the exons ATGCCTTTTATAGGTGCTGGTGTTGTGATGAATATCGCCATGATCATCGCTCTGCTGGTTAACCTACTCTATCGTTGGTGTTACCCAGAGAAGCCGCTGATACCAGAGACTCCAGAGAGCCTAGTCCATTTGATTCCATGCTATAACGAAACGAAGGATGAGATGGAGCGGTCACTCAATTCACTAATAATGCAAAAAGGCATTTCAGATCATAGGCGATGTATTATGATTATCTGTGATGGCAAAGCTCGTGGTTACGGCATGGAGAAGACAACCGGAGAATATCTGTTAGAGGATATTCTCATCCAGAAAGACTACCGGGTCCGGATCACGAAAGCCTACCTGGCATGGGATCAACAATTCATGGATGTTGAAGTTCAGAGGGGGACCTACAACGACGTGCCGTACTTCTGCATTATCAAACAGCACAACCAAGGAAAGCGCGATAGTTTAATCGCAGTACGTTCGTTTTTGTACAACTACAATATCCGCCATACACATCCAGAGACAATATTCACGTCGACATTCTTTGTCCATATGGCTTCGTTTATCAAGGAGTCAGGGATTGATTATATTGACAATCTGATTGGGATGGATGCCGATACAGTATTTGATGACCACTGTATTAGCGAACTACTTCGATGTTCACGGTATGAGGACACTGTAGGGGTATGTGGCTATGTTGCCGTGGACTGGAAAGACAATTTTTGGCATCCTTGGAAGTTATACCAGTCAGCAGAATACACGATTGCCCAATGCCTACGACGTCTTCACCAGTCTGTGATTACGCATAAAGTATCTTGTCTCCCCGGCTGTTGCCagctgttgaagatctgTGAAGAGACTTGTGGACGTGAAGTGCTGTTCAAGAGATTCGGATACTGCCCTGTCCCTACTGATGGAGTTCTGCGACATGTTCGAGCCACTGCCAGTGAGGACCGTAATCATGTCTGCCATATGCTCTCTGCTCGTCCGAGGGCTCAGACTCGCCAGGCGCTCCATGCGGTAGCATATACAGACGTTCCACAGTCGTGGCCAGTCTTCCTGTCTCAACGCAGACGATGGACACTGGGTGCCACCTCAAATGACCTGTTTTTATCATCTGCTCCTGGCGTACATTGGTTCGAAAGGATCCTTGCTTGCACTAATGTGATGACATGGTTTCTTAATGTGTTCATCTTCGCCAGCATGGCTAGATTTATCATGGCAATGTTTT ATGTTGAGGCATGGATCATCTTCTGCTTCATTGCCATTGCACTGATCCCCATTGTTTATTATCTGATTATCCCCTTCTGGCACATTAAGCCATGGCGCGATGCCTCGCGCTTCTGGATCGGTTGCctcatatatattatctGTGGCCCATTCGTTAACATAGCAATCTTGCTGTACTCTTGCCATTACTTAGATTCGTTTGGATGGGGCAAGACTCGTCAGGTGGTTGCCGAAGACAATAGGGATGAGAACGGACAAGCTACTGAACGGACATCATTACTGCCACGTACATAG
- a CDS encoding UDP-N-acetyl-D-mannosaminuronate dehydrogenase, with protein MKAILPDMACFKLHGNGYSQGQISEPASIESNGLPTPPPESSSGKCQPEGDNVNKETFHTHAYDDPIIAVIGVGYIGLELVSAFARVYNNIIAFDINSQRIEEIRADLAKKNVKATSNPSDIAVATHFLICVPTTLHQACVDTTPLQAAISLLSKYARPGSTVVIESSVAVGITRQLLKDVMRSCGLMAGMSPERVDPGRLSPAFEDIPKVISGLDDIAPGSLQSIEKLYGKVFHDLVPVSCPEVAEMTKLYENCQRMVCIAFANEMADACQSIGISAMEVSTAAATKPFGYQSYFPGLGVGGNCIPVNPYYLLSTSELPLLQAATEEMTKRPAKLGNRVMKKFYCNQASGAMSRVMQPRVLVVGVGFKRGQSVLSNSPGLALIRHLKDEWEASVEYADPLVSQEALPSIPKLDEARRWNTKSLTEEFDIIIVAVDQPGLDLTVLQRLDGVLVENFTSSVAAGCSQ; from the coding sequence ATGAAAGCCATACTGCCAGATATGGCCTGCTTCAAGTTGCACGGTAATGGCTATTCTCAAGGGCAGATTTCCGAGCCGGCTTCCATAGAAAGCAATGGCCTGCCTACGCCTCCTCCTGAAAGCAGTTCAGGGAAGTGCCAACCTGAAGGCGACAATGTGAACAAGGAAACCTTTCACACACATGCATATGATGACCCTATCATTGCTGTGATTGGCGTTGGCTATATCGGCCTCGAACTTGTATCTGCTTTCGCCAGGGtatacaacaacatcatcgccTTTGATATCAACAGTCAGCGCATTGAAGAGATCCGGGCTGATCTGGCCAAGAAAAATGTAAAAGCTACAAGCAATCCTTCCGATATCGCGGTGGCTACACACTTCTTGATATGTGTCCCCACAACACTCCATCAAGCCTGCGTTGATACGACACCCTTACAGGCCGCAATTAGCCTACTTTCGAAATACGCCCGTCCCGGATCAACAGTGGTTATCGAAAGCTCAGTCGCCGTGGGCATAACGAGACAGCTTCTGAAAGATGTTATGAGATCGTGCGGCCTCATGGCTGGCATGTCTCCGGAGCGAGTCGATCCAGGTCGACTCTCCCCTGCATTTGAGGATATCCCCAAAGTCATCTCTGGCTTGGATGATATCGCACCCGGATCCTTACAAAGCATTGAGAAACTGTACGGGAAAGTCTTCCATGATCTAGTCCCAGTCTCGTGTCCCGAGGTGGCTGAGATGACGAAATTGTACGAGAACTGTCAACGCATGGTTTGCATCGCCTTCGCAAATGAAATGGCAGATGCATGCCAATCCATCGGCATAAGCGCTATGGAGGTTTCTACGGCTGCGGCCACAAAGCCGTTTGGATATCAATCGTATTTCCCGGGACTGGGGGTTGGCGGAAATTGTATCCCTGTGAATCCATATTACCTCCTGTCTACATCTGAGCTGCCTCTACTTCAGGCGGCCACGGAGGAAATGACCAAGCGCCCCGCAAAACTGGGAAACCGGGTGATGAAGAAGTTTTATTGTAATCAAGCTTCCGGCGCAATGTCACGAGTCATGCAACCCCGAGTCCTTGTCGTTGGTGTAGGGTTCAAGCGTGGACAATCCGTTCTCAGCAACTCTCCTGGTCTTGCACTTATTCGGCATCTGAAAGATGAATGGGAGGCATCAGTCGAATACGCCGATCCGCTCGTTTCGCAGGAAGCGTTGCCTTCCATTCCGAAATTGGATGAAGCGAGGAGATGGAATACAAAATCGTTAACAGAAGAATTCGACATAATTATCGTGGCTGTTGACCAGCCGGGGCTGGATCTCACGGTTCTACAAAGATTAGATGGGGTGTTAGTCGAGAATTTCACGTCTTCCGTGGCGGCTGGATGCTCCCAATAG
- a CDS encoding BNR/Asp-box repeat domain protein, translating to MPGNFGQKILKTFGLDDNQHGHGQGQPPQQYQHYQPPPQQGYPGQLPGNRHIEDGDRDLHPDKHGTYPRLARLGDGSLLASFTHFQGKTRVLAVSRSTDGGRTFQDWGEVSRGEGDVDNVFLLEVAPGTVLGAFRNHDIGPHGPTYFRITVCRSTDAGRSWHFLSQAAEKGAPNGIWEPFMRLGRQGEVQLTYSLEFAHNNQSTMMVQSFDGGATWTQPRCLHGDCDALRDGMNGIAPTWDNGREALVMIFETTSFGTFNLEALISYDDGQTWGWRHRVYVPPQGHNAGAPQIASFADGSLAVIFMTDEDHNEVSWTQNASIKVVFAGPPQNGQIQWSKPTVICPHTSHWPGIAPVDGNTLFATFECEGRPKAKAITLH from the coding sequence ATGCCTGGAAATTTTGGCCAGAAAATCCTCAAAACCTTCGGGTTAGACGATAATCAACATGGACACGGACAGGGCCAGCCTCCCCAACAATACCAGCACTATCAACCACCTCCACAGCAAGGATATCCAGGCCAGCTTCCTGGGAACCGTCACATTGAAGATGGTGACAGGGACCTTCACCCCGACAAACACGGTACATACCCCCGTCTCGCCAGACTGGGTGATGGATCGTTACTCGCCTCGTTCACCCACTTCCAGGGCAAGACACGCGTGCTCGCCGTATCGAGAAGTACGGACGGCGGTCGGACCTTCCAGGACTGGGGAGAAGTAAGCCGCGGCGAGGGCGACGTCGACAACGTGTTTCTTCTGGAGGTCGCACCGGGCACTGTGTTGGGGGCATTCCGCAACCATGACATTGGGCCCCACGGCCCCACGTACTTCCGTATCACAGTTTGCCGGTCGACCGATGCCGGTAGGAGCTGGCACTTCCTGTCGCAGGCGGCAGAGAAGGGTGCACCAAACGGCATCTGGGAGCCCTTTATGCGGCTGGGCAGACAGGGCGAGGTCCAGCTGACGTATTCGCTGGAATTCGCGCATAACAACCAGAGCACGATGATGGTGCAGTCATTCGACGGCGGTGCCACCTGGACTCAGCCGCGGTGTCTGCATGGGGACTGTGATGCGTTGCGTGATGGGATGAACGGCATCGCACCGACTTGGGACAACGGTCGCGAGGCGCTGGTGATGATCTTCGAGACTACCTCCTTTGGCACTTTCAATTTGGAAGCGTTGATCTCCTACGACGATGGTCAGACTTGGGGCTGGCGTCATCGCGTGTATGTTCCGCCTCAGGGTCACAATGCCGGTGCTCCTCAGATTGCCTCCTTCGCTGATGGATCGCTGGCGGTTATCTTCATGACGGACGAGGATCACAATGAGGTCTCGTGGACGCAGAATGCCTCTATCAAGGTCGTCTTCGCTGGTCCGCCGCAGAATGGCCAGATTCAATGGTCCAAACCGACGGTTATCTGCCCTCATACTAGTCACTGGCCGGGTATTGCACCAGTGGATGGAAACACCCTATTCGCGACCTTCGAGTGTGAGGGTCGCCCGAAGGCGAAGGCGATCACCTTACACTAG
- a CDS encoding 4-carboxymuconolactone decarboxylase family protein gives MRGFPLRLSPCNSLTRNPTTTQRLANRTNPRIPRFSTISPLKMRLPYAPSEPPASDPDAADIYARIAARRNPRPLIPLDLSLLHSPPVADGWNSFLGAIRTRTIIDQGLLELAVSRVAVLTGAVYEWNAHAPLALKGGIQAQELQAVRTLPSTAVGEAAELSKAKEALAQSALTSRQKAIVQYADEMTQTVKVQDSTFAQLQTEGFSDREIVELTTGIAGYNCVSRVLVALDVGENNAREMKSVDELVANL, from the exons ATGAGGGGCTTTCCGCTTCGACTGTCCCCTTGTAACTCATTGACTCGAaatccaacaacaacccaaaGACTTGCAAATAGAACAAACCCCAG GATCCCCAGATTTTCGACAATCTCCCCATTGAAAATGCGTCTGCCCTACGCCCCCTCCGAACCCCCCGCATCCGACCCCGACGCGGCAGACATCTACGCCCGTATTGCAGCCCGTCGCAACCCCCGCCCTCTCATCCCGCTCGATCTATCCCTGCTGCATTCGCCCCCGGTCGCTGATGGCTGGAACAGCTTCCTCGGTGCCATCCGGACACGCACCATCATCGACCAAGGACTCCTAGAACTCGCTGTCTCTCGCGTGGCGGTCTTGACTGGGGCGGTCTACGAATGGAATGCTCATGCTCCCCTGGCTTTGAAGGGTGGAATCCAAGCGCAAGAGTTACAGGCCGTGCGGACCCTCCCTTCCACTGCCGTTGGAGAAGCTGCAGAGCTATCgaaggccaaggaagctTTGGCACAAAGCGCCTTGACTTCCCGGCAAAAGGCGATCGTGCAGTATGCGGATGAAATGACCCAGACGGTCAAGGTGCAGGATTCAACTTTTGCGCAGTTGCAGACGGAGGGTTTCTCGGATCGTGAGATTGTCGAATTGACGACCGGTATTGCGGGATATAACTGTGTTAGCCGGGTTTTGGTTGCTTTGGATGTTGGGGAGAATAATGCTAGGGAAATGAAGAGTGTGGATGAGTTGGTTGCCAACCTATAG
- a CDS encoding secretory lipase-domain-containing protein, with translation MRWLPLFALVAAEIWSAVTAKPLLPTEDPWYDQPANIDTYAPGQTIRSRELSSQLSPFLPLPVDVKVESVHQYLFRTTDSLGNPIAAVNTLIKPRNADPSKLLAYALYYDSSNPACEPSYTLQPDSGSGLAGILSANNTLSTDTAFLAASLNQGWWVVTTDYEGVNAHFSAGVISGQATLDGVRGALIEAPKLGLSKDARYAMWGYSGGSIAVNYAAELQPTYAPELNFAGAAAGGNIANLSSTLQRVTGGPFAGLAFGSIDGLSKAYPNVSEWLDRSLVPEKRADFKKIASSCLIGEATQGFLKDVYSYFVNGKESFNEDVPQSVMRLAGQMGVHGTPKIPMYIYKPVHDEISPGADTDELVDTYCSDGATVEYTRDLVGGHGSLWITGSANAMGWIADRLDGKEVSHPGSCTKKDVLLSDLNPHMLPFFGEELWSTLKWTLGGFLGPR, from the exons ATGCGCTGGCTTCCCCTCTTTGCCCTCGTCGCGGCCGAAATCTGGTCTGCAGTGACAGCCAAGCCTCTTCTGCCAACGGAGGACCCTTGGTATGACCAGCCAGCTAATATTGACACCTATGCACCGGGGCAGACAATCCGATCTCGCGAGTTATCGAGCCAGTTGTCACccttcctccctctcccaGTCGATGTGAAGGTTGAATCTGTGCATCAGTATCTATTCCGGACCACGGACAGCTTGGGAAACCCAATCGCCGCCGTAAACACCTTGATTAAGCCCCGTAATGCGGACCCGTCAAAGCTCCTTGCGTACGCGCTATACTACGACTCGTCAAACCCAGCCTGCGAGCCCTCTTATACCCTTCAGCCAGACTCGGGCTCTGGGCTTGCGGGAATTCTCTCTGCTAACAACACTCTGTCGACCGATACCGCGTTT TTGGCCGCCTCTCTGAACCAAGGATGGTGGGTCGTGACCACAGATTACGAAGGAGTGAACGCCCACTTTTCGGCCGGTGTGATCTCCGGTCAAGCGACTTTGGACGGTGTTCGTGGAGCTCTAATTGAAGCCCCCAAACTCGGTCTGTCAAAGGACGCTCGCTACGCCATGTGGGGATACTCTGGCGGTTCCATCGCTGTCAACTATGCAGCAGAGTTGCAGCCAACGTACGCACCGGAGCTGAACTTCGCCGGTGCTGCCGCGGGAGGCAACATCGCCAATCTCAGCTCTACTCTCCAAAGAGTCACTGGCGGTCCATTCGCTGGACTTGCCTTCGGCTCTATTGATGGCCTGTCCAAGGCTTATCCCAATGTTTCCGAATGGCTCGACAGATCCCTTGTGCCCGAAAAGCGAGCGGACTTCAAGAAAATTGCCAGCAGCTGCCTGATCGGCGAGGCTACTCAGGGATTCCTTAAGGATGTCTATTCATATTTCGTGAACGGCAAGGAGTCTTTCAACGAGGACGTTCCTCAGAGCGTGATGCGCCTGGCTGGACAGATGGGTGTGCACGGAACTCCCAAGATCCCCATGTATATCTACAAGCCGGTTCATGATGAGATCAGCCCTGGGGCAGACACCGATGAGCTGGTCGACACCTACTGCAGCGATGGCGCCACCGTGGAATACACCCGGGATCTGGTCGGTGGACATGGTAGCTTATGGATCACTGGATCTGCTAATGCTATGGGATGGATCGCTGATCGTCTTGACGGGAAGGAGGTCTCCCATCCGGGATCGTGCACGAAGAAGGATGTGCTTCTTTCGGATCTCAACCCTCATATGCTGCCCTTCTTTGGAGAGGAGTTGTGGTCTACGCTGAAATGGACTTTGGGTGGTTTCTTGGGACCTCGGTGA